A single window of Usitatibacter rugosus DNA harbors:
- a CDS encoding COX15/CtaA family protein, protein MSLRNPDFAFAGSHSLQVAPRGPRAVAVWLLVCCALVFAMVVVGGVTRLTHSGLSIVEWQPLIGAVPPLNDAAWEAEFSKYKRTPEFKQRNFDMTVEGFKGIFWWEYAHRLLGRAIGVVFLLPFLYFLARRQLDKPLAWRLGGIFVLGGLQGALGWYMVASGLVDDPRVSQFRLTAHLTLAFLIYAAMFWVALGILVPERYGSPPGLRKLGSLLVVLVFAMVVTGGLVAGIRAGYAYNTFPLMNGHFVPPEIFMLQPWWKNFGYNMATVQFDHRIVAWALAILVPLAWLQAWRSPAVARHASWAATALVFAVSLQIALGIFTLLLRVPVELGAAHQGNAVIVLTCALWLRHALR, encoded by the coding sequence GTGTCCCTCCGCAATCCCGATTTCGCCTTCGCCGGCTCCCATTCGCTCCAGGTCGCGCCCCGCGGTCCCCGCGCCGTGGCGGTGTGGCTGCTCGTGTGCTGCGCGCTGGTGTTCGCGATGGTGGTCGTGGGCGGGGTGACCCGCCTGACCCATTCGGGCCTCTCGATCGTGGAGTGGCAGCCGTTGATCGGCGCGGTGCCGCCTCTAAACGATGCGGCGTGGGAGGCGGAGTTCTCCAAGTACAAGCGCACGCCGGAATTCAAGCAGCGCAACTTCGACATGACCGTCGAAGGCTTCAAGGGCATCTTCTGGTGGGAGTACGCGCACCGGCTGCTGGGGCGGGCGATCGGCGTGGTGTTCCTGCTGCCTTTCCTCTACTTCCTGGCGCGACGACAGCTGGATAAGCCTCTCGCGTGGCGGCTGGGCGGCATCTTCGTGCTGGGCGGGCTGCAGGGCGCGCTCGGCTGGTACATGGTCGCCTCGGGCCTGGTGGACGATCCGCGCGTGAGCCAGTTCCGGCTGACGGCGCACCTCACGCTGGCCTTCCTGATCTATGCGGCGATGTTCTGGGTCGCGCTGGGGATCCTGGTGCCGGAGCGCTACGGGTCTCCGCCGGGGCTTCGGAAGCTCGGCTCCCTGTTGGTGGTCCTCGTGTTCGCGATGGTGGTGACGGGGGGCCTGGTCGCGGGCATTCGCGCGGGCTATGCCTACAACACCTTCCCGCTCATGAACGGCCATTTCGTCCCGCCCGAGATCTTCATGCTGCAGCCGTGGTGGAAGAACTTCGGCTACAACATGGCGACGGTGCAGTTCGACCATCGCATCGTCGCCTGGGCGCTGGCGATCCTCGTGCCCCTGGCGTGGCTCCAGGCCTGGCGGTCGCCGGCGGTCGCGCGGCACGCCTCGTGGGCGGCGACGGCGCTGGTCTTCGCCGTCTCGCTGCAAATCGCCCTGGGGATCTTCACGCTGCTGCTGCGCGTGCCGGTGGAGCTGGGCGCCGCGCACCAGGGCAACGCCGTGATCGTGCTCACCTGCGCGCTCTGGCTGCGGCACGCGCTCCGCTGA
- the aqpZ gene encoding aquaporin Z, which translates to MKKYGAEFLGTLWLVLGGCGSAVLAAAFPNVGIGLHGVSLAFGLTVVTMAYAIGHISGCHLNPAVSIGLCAGGRFPAKELVPYIAAQVLGAIAAGAILYTIASGVPGFDAAKSGFASNGFGAHSPGGYSFAAAAVCEIVMTAFFLFVIMGATHGRAPAGFAPLAIGLCLTLIHLISIPVTNTSVNPARSTGVAVFAGGWALEQLWLFWVAPIVGAAIGALAYRFVSEDDPAPAPIVGKH; encoded by the coding sequence ATGAAGAAATACGGCGCGGAGTTCCTCGGAACCCTTTGGCTCGTGCTCGGCGGCTGCGGCAGTGCCGTCCTCGCGGCCGCTTTCCCGAACGTTGGAATCGGCCTGCACGGCGTGTCCCTGGCCTTCGGCCTCACCGTCGTGACGATGGCCTATGCCATCGGCCACATCTCCGGCTGCCATCTCAATCCCGCCGTGTCGATCGGCCTCTGCGCCGGCGGACGCTTCCCCGCGAAGGAGTTGGTACCGTACATTGCCGCGCAGGTCCTGGGCGCCATCGCCGCGGGCGCGATCCTTTATACGATCGCGAGCGGTGTCCCCGGCTTCGATGCCGCGAAGAGCGGCTTCGCCTCCAACGGCTTCGGCGCGCATTCGCCCGGGGGCTATTCGTTCGCGGCGGCCGCGGTGTGCGAGATCGTGATGACCGCGTTCTTCCTCTTCGTGATCATGGGCGCCACGCATGGCCGCGCGCCGGCGGGCTTTGCGCCGCTCGCGATCGGCCTCTGCCTCACGCTGATCCACCTGATCAGCATCCCGGTGACCAACACGTCGGTGAATCCCGCGCGCAGTACGGGCGTCGCGGTGTTCGCGGGTGGTTGGGCGCTGGAGCAGCTCTGGCTCTTCTGGGTCGCGCCCATCGTCGGCGCCGCGATCGGCGCCCTCGCCTATCGCTTCGTCTCCGAGGATGATCCCGCTCCGGCGCCGATCGTCGGAAAGCACTAA
- a CDS encoding putative bifunctional diguanylate cyclase/phosphodiesterase yields the protein MAALPYLLEDNARVLQAVRMRRFWLAASVYIVSIPLLGFATFVGLIAREPALVAGTAMAVVNIAFFWLLRNGYNLRFGDPSLTWLQMLTATTLLMFVAYSFDRSRGVALLMCLVILVFGVFRFKVREYIFASVVMLAGYAAVINLAMWKKPDTVDVWLEFYQWLTLACVLPLFGYIGGRVSDLRMRLRRTNDELGAALGTIQRMATHDSLTGLPNRVLFNETLEHAMSQATRHKHPVALLYMDLDRFKNINDTLGHPVGDRVLQIAARRVASAVRESDVVARLGGDEYVVLVENYRNPEDLGEVALKVISALSAPLEIDGHPLSLSVSVGICTFPADARDAPALVANADSAMYRAKELNPGGYCFYSQTKDERSVDRLELEAELRHAAEKHQLRLHYQPKIDMASGRVAGVEALLRWQHPRWGLMQPDQFIPLAEETGLIVGIGYWVVQTACHDAKSWSDAGHPPISVAVNLSARQFRQEDLAERLGSIVRASGLAMNRLELEITESMVMRDPDAAADAMRRLRAMGIRLAMDDFGTGYSSLGVLKRFPIQSLKVDRSFVRDLPHNGDDVAITRAVIAMAHSLRMDVVAEGVEHQGQFDALLKEGCDQFQGYFCKPPLTEPDLVRYLEDERRRPEVPEMMPSVV from the coding sequence ATGGCCGCCCTCCCTTACCTCCTCGAAGACAACGCAAGAGTCCTGCAGGCGGTGCGGATGCGTCGGTTCTGGCTCGCGGCGTCGGTCTACATCGTCTCGATACCCCTGCTCGGCTTCGCAACCTTCGTAGGCCTGATCGCGCGCGAGCCGGCGCTGGTCGCGGGCACGGCGATGGCTGTCGTGAACATCGCGTTCTTCTGGCTGCTGCGCAACGGCTACAACCTGCGCTTCGGCGACCCCAGCCTCACCTGGCTGCAGATGCTCACCGCCACGACGCTTCTGATGTTCGTGGCCTATAGCTTCGACCGCAGCCGCGGCGTCGCCCTCCTGATGTGCCTGGTGATCCTCGTGTTCGGCGTGTTCCGCTTCAAGGTGCGCGAGTACATCTTCGCCTCCGTGGTGATGCTGGCCGGCTACGCGGCGGTCATCAACCTCGCGATGTGGAAGAAGCCCGACACGGTGGACGTCTGGCTCGAGTTCTACCAGTGGCTCACGCTCGCCTGCGTCCTCCCGCTCTTCGGCTACATCGGCGGGCGCGTGAGCGACCTTCGCATGCGCCTTCGCCGCACCAACGACGAGCTGGGTGCCGCGCTCGGCACGATCCAGCGCATGGCGACGCACGATTCGCTGACGGGCCTGCCCAACCGCGTTCTTTTCAACGAAACGCTCGAGCACGCGATGTCGCAGGCGACGCGCCACAAGCATCCGGTGGCGCTGCTCTACATGGACCTGGACCGGTTCAAGAACATCAACGACACGCTGGGCCACCCGGTCGGCGACCGCGTGCTGCAGATCGCGGCGCGCCGCGTGGCGAGCGCCGTGCGCGAAAGCGACGTCGTGGCCCGCCTGGGCGGCGACGAATACGTGGTGCTGGTCGAGAACTACCGCAATCCCGAGGACCTGGGCGAAGTCGCGCTGAAAGTGATTTCCGCCCTCAGCGCCCCGCTGGAGATCGACGGGCATCCGCTCAGCCTCTCGGTCAGCGTCGGCATCTGCACGTTCCCCGCGGATGCCCGCGATGCGCCGGCCCTGGTCGCCAATGCCGACTCCGCGATGTACCGCGCCAAGGAGCTGAACCCCGGCGGCTACTGCTTCTATTCGCAGACGAAGGACGAGCGCAGCGTCGATCGCCTGGAGCTCGAGGCGGAGCTGCGCCACGCCGCGGAGAAGCACCAGCTTCGGCTCCACTACCAGCCCAAGATCGACATGGCCTCGGGCCGCGTCGCGGGCGTGGAAGCGTTGCTGCGCTGGCAGCATCCGCGCTGGGGCCTGATGCAGCCGGACCAATTCATTCCGCTCGCCGAGGAGACCGGGCTCATCGTCGGCATCGGCTACTGGGTCGTGCAGACGGCCTGCCACGACGCCAAGTCGTGGAGCGACGCGGGCCATCCGCCGATCTCCGTCGCGGTGAATCTCTCCGCGCGCCAGTTCCGCCAGGAAGACCTCGCCGAACGCCTGGGCAGCATCGTGCGGGCCTCGGGCCTTGCGATGAACCGCCTGGAGCTCGAGATCACCGAGAGCATGGTGATGCGCGACCCCGACGCCGCCGCGGACGCCATGAGGCGCCTGCGCGCGATGGGCATCCGCCTCGCCATGGACGACTTCGGCACCGGCTACTCCTCGCTCGGCGTGCTGAAGCGCTTCCCCATCCAGAGCCTGAAGGTCGACCGCAGCTTCGTGCGCGACCTGCCGCACAACGGCGACGACGTGGCGATCACCCGCGCCGTCATCGCGATGGCGCACAGCCTGCGCATGGACGTGGTCGCCGAGGGCGTGGAACACCAGGGCCAGTTCGACGCACTCCTCAAGGAAGGCTGCGACCAGTTCCAGGGATATTTTTGTAAGCCCCCACTCACCGAACCGGACCTGGTGCGCTACCTCGAGGACGAGCGTCGCCGCCCCGAGGTCCCTGAAATGATGCCCTCGGTAGTGTGA
- a CDS encoding SDR family NAD(P)-dependent oxidoreductase → MKELFDLKDKVAFVPGGYGGLGGAVAEMLAEAGASVAIAGRSADKAKALAKELTAKGHKAIGLEVDAESVDSIRKATDAVASEFGRFDILANCVGKNREQKVAEVTEETFDEIYRTNLRSAMFFAQAAAKHQVAGGRGGKQVHLLSVRSMLGMKGYGYSAYCATKGALVMLVKQHAVELAQHGITVNGVAPTVVLTEAAKKWQSDPGRWEALLARIPLGRVGEPRDIAAAALYFCAPASDFVTGQVLYLDGGITATQ, encoded by the coding sequence ATGAAAGAGCTCTTCGACCTCAAGGACAAGGTGGCCTTCGTGCCGGGCGGCTACGGCGGCCTGGGCGGCGCGGTGGCGGAAATGCTCGCGGAAGCGGGTGCCAGCGTCGCCATCGCGGGTCGCAGCGCGGACAAGGCCAAGGCCCTGGCGAAAGAGCTCACCGCGAAGGGCCACAAGGCCATCGGCCTCGAAGTGGACGCCGAAAGCGTCGACAGCATCCGGAAAGCCACCGACGCCGTCGCCTCCGAATTCGGCCGCTTCGACATCCTCGCCAACTGCGTCGGCAAGAACCGCGAGCAGAAGGTGGCGGAAGTCACCGAAGAGACCTTCGACGAGATCTACCGCACCAACCTGCGCTCGGCGATGTTCTTCGCGCAGGCGGCAGCGAAGCACCAGGTGGCCGGCGGCCGCGGCGGCAAGCAAGTGCACCTGCTCTCCGTGCGATCGATGCTCGGCATGAAGGGCTACGGCTACTCCGCGTACTGCGCCACCAAGGGCGCCCTCGTGATGCTGGTGAAGCAGCACGCCGTGGAGCTCGCCCAGCACGGCATCACCGTGAACGGCGTCGCGCCCACCGTCGTGCTGACCGAGGCGGCGAAGAAGTGGCAGTCCGATCCGGGCCGCTGGGAGGCCCTCCTCGCGCGCATCCCGCTCGGGCGCGTGGGCGAGCCGCGCGACATCGCCGCCGCCGCCCTCTATTTCTGCGCTCCGGCCTCCGATTTCGTCACCGGCCAGGTGCTCTACCTGGACGGCGGCATCACCGCGACGCAATAA
- a CDS encoding branched-chain amino acid ABC transporter permease, translating to MDFVANLLPHLLNGLSLGLLFALIALGFMLIVGVMEVINLAHGSLFALGAYVAFTMMGWSPFAGLPLGVRYALVLALAPVAVGLFGMLLELCMRRTYGKDPLYGLLLTFGAALVIEEMIRVTWGSQEKTLLVPESISGAVLLGDLIYAKYRFFACAAAMALIVMLWLLIEKTKYGAIIKAGAHDGEMVRALGYDLAKLRTGVFALGTALAAIAGIVMAPIWGIRPHVGVDAVVPAFLIIVLGGVGSFWGAVVAGLMVGLVVGLTGAYASEWSLLSMYILFILVVTFRARGLFGKKSALDN from the coding sequence GTGGATTTTGTCGCCAACCTCCTGCCGCACCTGCTGAACGGGCTGTCCCTGGGGCTGCTGTTTGCGTTGATCGCCCTGGGGTTCATGCTCATCGTGGGCGTGATGGAGGTGATCAACCTCGCGCACGGCTCGCTCTTTGCGCTCGGCGCGTACGTCGCGTTCACGATGATGGGCTGGAGCCCCTTCGCGGGGCTCCCGCTCGGCGTGCGTTATGCGCTGGTGCTTGCACTCGCTCCGGTGGCCGTCGGGCTCTTCGGCATGCTGCTGGAGCTGTGCATGCGTCGCACGTACGGCAAGGATCCGCTCTATGGGCTCCTGCTCACGTTCGGCGCGGCGCTGGTGATCGAGGAGATGATCCGCGTCACCTGGGGCTCGCAGGAGAAGACGCTGCTGGTGCCCGAGTCGATCAGCGGCGCGGTGCTGCTGGGCGACCTCATCTATGCGAAGTACCGCTTCTTCGCGTGCGCCGCGGCGATGGCGCTGATCGTGATGCTGTGGCTGCTGATCGAGAAGACCAAGTACGGCGCGATCATCAAGGCCGGGGCGCACGACGGCGAGATGGTGCGCGCCCTCGGCTACGACCTCGCGAAGCTGCGCACGGGCGTCTTCGCGCTCGGCACGGCGCTGGCGGCGATCGCCGGCATCGTGATGGCGCCGATCTGGGGCATCCGCCCGCACGTCGGCGTGGATGCCGTGGTGCCCGCCTTCCTCATCATCGTGCTGGGCGGCGTCGGCAGCTTCTGGGGCGCGGTCGTCGCGGGCCTCATGGTGGGCCTGGTGGTCGGCCTCACCGGCGCCTATGCCTCCGAGTGGTCGCTGCTCTCCATGTACATCCTCTTCATCCTCGTCGTCACCTTCCGCGCCCGCGGCCTCTTCGGCAAGAAGAGCGCCCTGGACAATTAA
- a CDS encoding ABC transporter substrate-binding protein, with amino-acid sequence MNKHRRSLLQAIAAGSATTFMGPWAVNRAWAQAATKKPLVIGLTMDASGQYGASGGEERLGAMMAIKEFNEKGGVLGRTIEALHMDTETTPATGSRVAERMITRNECAFLVGALHSGVANAISQVAQKYGCVFLNTNSSSPTEAGKDCHRTKFVWDGNGTNFAHAIVKNAMKVNGKNWVLLTNDYVWGHNTSKATRAIVEANGGKIVEELLIPQNTRDFSAYLLKLQQIKPNVVAAAVGGDDIKALRKQVVQLKLNKSFAFINNQQDWPDVYGLGPEDIFGVFGTNWYYRLDLPGVKEFVEKYQKAYPGVQIKVPGNVYYNGYMATRELLRAVERAGSTNNIKVIKELENLKVSAKDRMQTYDAYMNPATHQMQQTIYMATYNDQPAEKDDIFKILTAATPQEAEDKDAAGACKLETYEATPTYEV; translated from the coding sequence ATGAACAAGCACCGCAGAAGCCTGCTGCAAGCGATAGCCGCCGGATCCGCCACCACGTTCATGGGCCCCTGGGCCGTGAACCGCGCCTGGGCGCAAGCCGCGACGAAGAAGCCCCTCGTGATCGGCCTCACCATGGACGCCTCCGGCCAGTACGGAGCCTCCGGTGGCGAGGAGCGCCTCGGCGCGATGATGGCCATCAAGGAGTTCAACGAGAAGGGCGGTGTCCTGGGCCGCACGATCGAAGCGCTGCACATGGACACGGAGACGACGCCGGCCACGGGCTCGCGCGTCGCCGAGCGCATGATCACGCGCAACGAATGCGCCTTCCTCGTGGGCGCCCTGCACTCCGGCGTGGCCAACGCCATCTCGCAGGTCGCGCAGAAGTACGGCTGCGTGTTCCTGAACACCAACTCCAGCTCGCCCACCGAAGCCGGCAAGGACTGCCACCGCACCAAGTTCGTCTGGGACGGCAACGGCACCAACTTCGCCCACGCCATCGTGAAGAACGCGATGAAGGTGAACGGCAAGAACTGGGTGCTGCTCACCAACGACTACGTGTGGGGCCACAACACGTCGAAGGCCACGCGTGCCATCGTCGAGGCGAACGGCGGCAAGATCGTGGAGGAGCTGCTGATCCCGCAGAACACGCGCGACTTCAGCGCCTACCTCCTCAAGCTGCAGCAGATCAAGCCGAACGTGGTGGCCGCGGCGGTTGGCGGCGACGACATCAAGGCGCTTCGCAAGCAGGTCGTGCAGTTGAAGCTCAACAAGAGCTTCGCCTTCATCAACAACCAGCAGGATTGGCCGGATGTGTACGGCCTCGGCCCCGAGGACATCTTCGGCGTGTTCGGAACCAACTGGTACTACCGCCTCGACCTGCCGGGCGTGAAGGAATTCGTCGAGAAGTACCAGAAGGCCTACCCGGGCGTGCAGATCAAGGTGCCGGGCAACGTCTACTACAACGGCTACATGGCGACGCGCGAGCTGCTGCGGGCCGTGGAGCGTGCGGGATCGACGAACAACATCAAGGTGATCAAGGAGCTCGAGAACCTGAAGGTGAGCGCCAAGGACCGCATGCAGACGTACGACGCATACATGAACCCGGCCACGCACCAGATGCAGCAGACGATCTACATGGCCACGTACAACGACCAGCCCGCGGAGAAGGACGACATCTTCAAGATCCTCACGGCGGCCACACCGCAGGAAGCCGAGGACAAGGATGCCGCCGGCGCCTGCAAGCTGGAGACGTACGAAGCGACGCCGACGTACGAGGTGTAG
- a CDS encoding NAD(P)-dependent oxidoreductase has product MSNPRIGFIGVGMMGHGMVKNLLAKGFPVTLKVNKNREKAADLLASGAKEAKTHAEVAANSDFVIICVTGSPQVEDVILGPEGVLSAAKKGLVVIETSTAEPGSTAELREALKAKGATLVDCPLARTPKEAEEGRLNTMVGASDDDFAKVKPVLAAFCENIFHVGPPGAGHTLKLINNFMAMTIVASIAEAFAVAAKAGVKTDMLFKVVSMGALNSPIFQMMAGGAVEGDLTKMKFAIVNGAKDMRYYTHLAESLPIASFVGEAVHQSFELAVALGLGDKMVPSMIEAQEKLNSLQIVKKK; this is encoded by the coding sequence ATGAGCAATCCCCGCATCGGATTCATAGGCGTCGGCATGATGGGCCACGGCATGGTGAAGAACCTGCTCGCCAAGGGCTTCCCCGTCACGCTCAAGGTCAACAAGAACCGCGAGAAGGCCGCGGACCTGCTCGCCTCGGGCGCCAAGGAAGCGAAGACGCACGCCGAGGTGGCCGCGAATTCCGACTTCGTGATCATCTGCGTCACCGGCTCCCCTCAAGTGGAAGACGTGATCCTCGGCCCCGAGGGCGTGCTCTCGGCCGCGAAGAAGGGCCTCGTCGTGATCGAGACCTCCACCGCGGAACCCGGCTCCACGGCGGAGCTGCGCGAGGCGTTGAAAGCCAAGGGTGCGACGCTCGTCGACTGCCCGCTCGCCCGCACGCCGAAGGAAGCCGAGGAAGGCCGCCTCAACACAATGGTGGGCGCCTCCGACGACGACTTCGCGAAGGTGAAGCCGGTGCTCGCCGCGTTCTGCGAGAACATCTTCCACGTCGGCCCCCCGGGCGCCGGCCACACGCTGAAGCTCATCAACAACTTCATGGCGATGACGATCGTGGCCTCGATCGCCGAAGCCTTCGCCGTCGCCGCCAAGGCGGGGGTGAAGACCGACATGCTCTTCAAGGTGGTCTCGATGGGCGCGCTCAACTCGCCCATCTTCCAGATGATGGCCGGCGGCGCGGTCGAAGGCGACCTCACCAAGATGAAGTTCGCGATCGTGAACGGCGCGAAGGACATGCGCTACTACACGCACCTCGCGGAGAGCCTGCCCATCGCCTCGTTCGTGGGCGAGGCGGTGCACCAATCGTTCGAGCTCGCCGTGGCGCTGGGCCTTGGCGACAAGATGGTTCCCTCGATGATCGAAGCCCAGGAAAAGCTGAACTCGCTCCAGATCGTGAAAAAGAAATAA
- a CDS encoding SDR family NAD(P)-dependent oxidoreductase, with the protein MTLTGKTAVVTGAAGTMGTAAAKFLLEDGAQVALVDIDALRLDNLARFLRGKTLGVACDIADSMSVKTAFQRIEGELGPVDILVNNAGVLSNDKAEQTSDSEWRRVMSINLDGAFYWSRAVLPGMKARGWGRIINVCSLAAKTGGLTAGTAYSTSKGAMTSLTFSLAREAAAHGVTVNGISPAYVKTPMITEGLNDSQRRQLLSQIPVGRFCEPDEFAHAVRFLASPLAGFITGEIVDVNGGLQMD; encoded by the coding sequence ATGACACTTACTGGAAAGACCGCGGTTGTTACGGGCGCGGCGGGCACGATGGGCACGGCGGCAGCGAAGTTCCTGCTCGAGGACGGCGCGCAGGTGGCGCTGGTCGACATCGACGCGCTGCGGCTGGACAACCTCGCGCGGTTCCTCCGCGGCAAGACGCTCGGCGTCGCCTGCGACATCGCGGATTCGATGAGCGTGAAGACGGCGTTCCAGCGCATCGAAGGCGAGCTGGGGCCGGTGGACATCCTGGTGAACAACGCCGGCGTGCTCTCGAACGACAAGGCCGAGCAGACCTCGGACAGCGAATGGCGCCGCGTGATGTCGATCAACCTCGACGGCGCGTTCTACTGGTCGCGAGCCGTGCTCCCGGGCATGAAGGCACGCGGCTGGGGCCGCATCATCAATGTGTGCTCCCTCGCCGCCAAGACCGGCGGCCTCACCGCGGGCACGGCGTACTCCACCTCCAAGGGCGCCATGACCTCGCTCACCTTCTCCCTCGCGCGGGAAGCGGCGGCCCACGGCGTCACCGTGAACGGGATCTCGCCCGCCTACGTAAAGACGCCGATGATCACCGAGGGCCTGAACGACTCGCAGCGCCGCCAGCTCCTGTCGCAGATCCCGGTCGGCCGCTTCTGCGAGCCGGACGAATTCGCCCACGCCGTGCGCTTCCTCGCCTCTCCCCTGGCCGGCTTCATCACCGGGGAGATCGTCGACGTGAACGGCGGCCTCCAGATGGACTGA